One Lytechinus pictus isolate F3 Inbred chromosome 12, Lp3.0, whole genome shotgun sequence genomic region harbors:
- the LOC129272293 gene encoding uncharacterized protein LOC129272293, which produces MAEETQDKIHEGYLITGEQKDVSGGCTVNFQKKNKVYFVLWKRGEHLYNLEGFSSETSFRGKRKSSLNILGGRKKSISSGSIPSHILTSAVKVHCMDMTIGKKTSHVIVLVHAKMPYYFKPLKDGDLKPWFKAFSRVASDMENRRLSGDTVILRPKKADKERTGNDSGRFSSSSSSTRSSQGSSDGRLSDLINSCPPSPSFIPTIITVETTEPEDCGQKGDDDHLAPLPSGQRARRELSQSVIYKRRVRKDSHDEKTGGFVEADPKVYDSFIRKSVVIVDDNEGDIRPPIPQKKGRRGSVPSLPVTDLTQLYLAKRHSPELARGSTFDASESPPPLPARPNNLSPPYYVNTQRRASVPFTMSPINSQYEQCEKVKEDISRLMWEQSKDMDGIVIIFSKAELLDSLVLCTIEDAVWIAGWKKDLNNQLYGKLHVGDKVRQINAQVVYTAESAMQFISTSAGDEVSVTLYRLPHANVLNLNRSDPMIQWGIQLKSHNEIKSLTDGPAVTEGLTPKAKGALSNKPCDWVITEISHQRVPLVKSAKNQDFVKAELEANHKEIPMVVQPHDLVKKLIEAIEKKRSSQFT; this is translated from the exons ATGGCCGAAGAAACCCAAGATAAAATCCATGAGGGATATCTTATCACAGGAGAGCAAAAGGATGTTTCAGGGGGGTGCACGGTTAATTTCCAG AAAAAGAACAAAGTCTACTTCGTTCTTTGGAAGCGTGGGGAGCATCTGTACAATCTGGAGGGGTTTTCGAGCGAAACCTCGTTcagaggaaagagaaaaagcTCTCTCAATATTTTGGGCGGCAGGAAGAAATCTATTAGTTCTGGTAGCATCCCATCGCACATTCTGACGTCAGCGGTCAAAGTTCATTGCATGGACATGACGATTGGTAAAAagacgagtcacgtgattgttCTCGTACACGCTAAGATGCCATATTACTTCAAACCACTGAAaga CGGAGACCTCAAGCCTTGGTTTAAAGCCTTTTCTCGCGTTGCTAGTGATATGGAAAACAGGAGGCTATCCGGTGACACAGTTATCCTTCGTCCAAAGAAAGCT GACAAAGAAAGGACGGGGAACGACAGCGGCCGtttttcgtcatcatcatcctccacGCGCTCGTCTCAGGGTTCTTCTGACGGTCGCCTAAGCGACCTCATCAATAGCTGTCCCCCCTCGCCATCGTTCATTCCAACTATCATCACTGTAGAGACCACGGAACCGGAGGATTGTGGGCAAAAGGGTGATGACGACCACCTTGCACCGTTGCCATCGGGTCAACGAGCTCGACGAGAGCTTTCCCAGTCTGTAATCTATAAAAGAAGAGTCAGAAAAG ATTCGCATGATGAAAAAACGGGAGGTTTCGTTGAAGCTGATCCAAAGGTATATGATTCATTTATTCGAAAGAGTGTCGTGATCGTTGACGATAACGAAGGAGATATACGTCCACCAATACCCCAAAAGAAAGGTCGTCGAGGATCTGTACCAA GTCTACCAGTGACTGATCTCACGCAGCTCTACTTGGCGAAGCGTCACTCCCCCGAGTTGGCGCGGGGTAGTACCTTTGACGCGTCCGAGTCGCCCCCTCCTCTTCCGGCCAGGCCCAATAACCTCTCTCCACCCTATTACGTCAACACTCAAAGAAGGGCGTCTGTTCCATTCACAATGAGCCCTATAAACTCTCAATATGAACAGTGTGAGAAGGTCAAAGAAGACATCAG tcgCTTGATGTGGGAACAGTCGAAGGATATGGATGGCATCGTGATCATATTCTCCAAGGCAGAGTTACTGGACTCTTTAGTCTTATGTACCATCGAGGATGCAGTTTG GATAGCCGGCTGGAAGAAGGATCTGAACAACCAGTTGTATGGTAAGCTACATGTCGGGGATAAAGTGCGCCAGATCAATGCTCAGGTGGTGTACACGGCGGAATCGGCCATGCAATTCATCAGTACATCGGCTGGGGATGAG GTAAGTGTGACGCTATATCGGTTACCTCATGCAAACGTACTGAATCTGAACAGATCGGATCCTATGATTCAATGGGGAATACAGCTGAAGTCTCACAATGAG ATAAAATCACTGACTGATGGCCCTGCGGTTACAGAAGGCCTGACTCCGAAAGCTAAAGGTGCCTTATCGAACAAGCCTTGTGACTGGGTCATCACAGAGATTAGTCACCAACGCGTTCCGCTTGTCAAGAGCGCAAAGAATCAG gACTTTGTGAAAGCGGAGCTCGAGGCAAATCACAAAGAAATCCCGATGGTCGTCCAGCCTCACGATTTGGTCAAGAAACTTATCGAAGCCATCGAGAAGAAGAGAAGCTCCCAGTTCACCTGA